Proteins encoded together in one Prunus dulcis chromosome 3, ALMONDv2, whole genome shotgun sequence window:
- the LOC117623204 gene encoding WAT1-related protein At5g40240-like isoform X1: MDMVGGCMWWGGLPFAAMVMVEFADVGISTISKAAMSRGMSTYVFVVYSNALATLLLLPCFIYQKKPVSLTLSLLSGFFLLGLIGSSSLILAYNGINYSSPTVASAMGNLIPIYTFVLAIIFRMEKLDLRRSSSQAKLLGTIVSVSGAFVVILYKGSAILKFKALSPSNFPPHQNLIITQHTKWIFGGLFLALSCLLAAIWNIVQASIVNNCPSKVTIVFFYTFFVTIQCTIFSLIVERNPNSWTLRPNIEMIAIVCSAVFGSVFRIGVHTWCLHQKGPIFVAMFRPLGVAIAAVMVVIFLGEALHLGSVIGSVIVAIGFYAMMWGQIKEKSIVMKNEVHSLASSTQQTPLLQCRTSENI, encoded by the exons ATGGATATGGTGGGTGGTTGTATGTGGTGGGGTGGCTTACCTTTTGCAGCCATGGTAATGGTGGAGTTCGCAGATGTGGGCATATCAACTATAAGCAAAGCAGCAATGTCCAGAGGAATGAgcacttatgtttttgttgtgtACTCTAATGCCCTTGccaccctcctcctccttccttGTTTCATTTACCA AAAGAAGCCGGTTTCTCTTACTCTCTCACTCCTTTCTGGGTTCTTCCTCCTTGGCCTAATTGG GAGTTCGAGTCTGATATTGGCATATAATGGCATCAACTACAGCTCCCCAACAGTCGCATCAGCAATGGGAAATCTTATACCGATTTACACATTTGTGCTGGCAATCATTTTCAG GATGGAAAAACTAGACTTAAGGAGATCAAGCAGTCAAGCAAAATTGTTGGGAACTATAGTATCAGTATCTGGGGCATTTGTAGTAATTCTTTACAAGGGCTCAGCAATCTTAAAGTTCAAGGCTTTATCACCATCCAACTTCCCTCCCCACCAGAACTTGATCATCACACAACACACAAAGTGGATCTTTGGAGGTCTTTTCCTTGCATTGTCTTGCCTTTTGGCTGCAATATGGAACATTGTTCAG GCATCCATTGTTAACAACTGTCCATCAAAGGTGACCATAGTATTCTTCTATACCTTCTTTGTGACAATCCAATGCACAATATTTTCACTGATTGTGGAAAGAAATCCAAATTCCTGGACATTAAGGCCCAACATCGAGATGATCGCCATTGTCTGCTCA GCTGTATTTGGGAGTGTCTTTCGGATTGGTGTTCATACTTGGTGCTTGCACCAAAAAGGGCCTATCTTTGTAGCCATGTTCAGGCCCTTGGGAGTTGCCATTGCAGCAGTCATGGTGGTCATCTTCCTAGGCGAAGCACTTCACCTTGGCAG TGTGATTGGATCTGTCATTGTTGCAATTGGATTCTATGCTATGATGTGGGGACAAATCAAAGAAAAGAGCATTGTGATGAAGAATGAAGTCCACAGCTTGGCATCATCCACCCAACAGACCCCTCTTTTGCAATGCAGAACCTCAGAAAATATATGA
- the LOC117623204 gene encoding WAT1-related protein At5g40240-like isoform X2: protein MFLLCTLMPLPPSSSFLVSFTSKGHRQKKPVSLTLSLLSGFFLLGLIGSSSLILAYNGINYSSPTVASAMGNLIPIYTFVLAIIFRMEKLDLRRSSSQAKLLGTIVSVSGAFVVILYKGSAILKFKALSPSNFPPHQNLIITQHTKWIFGGLFLALSCLLAAIWNIVQASIVNNCPSKVTIVFFYTFFVTIQCTIFSLIVERNPNSWTLRPNIEMIAIVCSAVFGSVFRIGVHTWCLHQKGPIFVAMFRPLGVAIAAVMVVIFLGEALHLGSVIGSVIVAIGFYAMMWGQIKEKSIVMKNEVHSLASSTQQTPLLQCRTSENI, encoded by the exons atgtttttgttgtgtACTCTAATGCCCTTGccaccctcctcctccttccttGTTTCATTTACCAGTAAGGGGCATAGACA AAAGAAGCCGGTTTCTCTTACTCTCTCACTCCTTTCTGGGTTCTTCCTCCTTGGCCTAATTGG GAGTTCGAGTCTGATATTGGCATATAATGGCATCAACTACAGCTCCCCAACAGTCGCATCAGCAATGGGAAATCTTATACCGATTTACACATTTGTGCTGGCAATCATTTTCAG GATGGAAAAACTAGACTTAAGGAGATCAAGCAGTCAAGCAAAATTGTTGGGAACTATAGTATCAGTATCTGGGGCATTTGTAGTAATTCTTTACAAGGGCTCAGCAATCTTAAAGTTCAAGGCTTTATCACCATCCAACTTCCCTCCCCACCAGAACTTGATCATCACACAACACACAAAGTGGATCTTTGGAGGTCTTTTCCTTGCATTGTCTTGCCTTTTGGCTGCAATATGGAACATTGTTCAG GCATCCATTGTTAACAACTGTCCATCAAAGGTGACCATAGTATTCTTCTATACCTTCTTTGTGACAATCCAATGCACAATATTTTCACTGATTGTGGAAAGAAATCCAAATTCCTGGACATTAAGGCCCAACATCGAGATGATCGCCATTGTCTGCTCA GCTGTATTTGGGAGTGTCTTTCGGATTGGTGTTCATACTTGGTGCTTGCACCAAAAAGGGCCTATCTTTGTAGCCATGTTCAGGCCCTTGGGAGTTGCCATTGCAGCAGTCATGGTGGTCATCTTCCTAGGCGAAGCACTTCACCTTGGCAG TGTGATTGGATCTGTCATTGTTGCAATTGGATTCTATGCTATGATGTGGGGACAAATCAAAGAAAAGAGCATTGTGATGAAGAATGAAGTCCACAGCTTGGCATCATCCACCCAACAGACCCCTCTTTTGCAATGCAGAACCTCAGAAAATATATGA
- the LOC117622009 gene encoding uncharacterized protein LOC117622009 produces MSDSVNHNSIRTLTGSNYKKWREDVEIALGLLDYEMVLTDEALSVPANDASAETKAKYAKWIKANKMAILIMRRSISEEVRGSIIETESAKLFMEAIAENFQGSKKAEIGTLMSQLTDMKYNGEGCIRTHILNMVEIGNKLKALKVNVDETMMEEQSIRKDKGKDQVCFVQDTKFKQKEWTKNKNTDKQQKKDESTKGTGPLKFYLIHGG; encoded by the exons ATGTCAGACTCAG TCAATCATAACTCCATTCGAACTCTCACTGGCTCAAATTATAAGAAATGGAGAGAAGATGTGGAAATTGCTCTTGGACTTCTGGATTATGAGATGGTTCTTACTGATGAAGCTCTATCAGTACCTGCGAATGATGCATCTGCTGAGACTAAGGCTAAATATGCAAAGTGGATTAAGGCCAACAAAATGGCAATTCTGATCATGAGGAGGTCTATTTCAGAAGAGGTCAGAGGCAGTATTATTGAAACTGAGAGTGCTAAGCTATTCATGGAAGCTATTGCAGAAAACTTCCAAGGCTCCAAGAAAGCTGAAATTGGCACACTCATGAGCCAGCTGACAGATATGAAATACAATGGAGAAGGCTGCATAAGAACTCATATTCTGAACATGGTTGAGATAGGAAACAAGTTGAAGGCTCTAAAAGTCAATGTGGATGAAACCATGATG GAAGAACAAAGTATAAGAAAGGACAAAGGCAAAGATCAAGTGTGTTTTGTGCAGGATACTAAGTTTAAACAAAAGGAATGgaccaaaaacaagaacacaGATAAGCagcaaaagaaagatgagTCTACAAAGGGCACAGGTCCA TTGAAGTTTTATCTAATTCATGGTGGTTAG